The Chroicocephalus ridibundus unplaced genomic scaffold, bChrRid1.1 SCAFFOLD_26, whole genome shotgun sequence genomic sequence GATTGTAGTTCCGATATTTGTCTCTTAGAGTTCCCAGAACTTTCGCTGATTTACTATCAGGGTCCCAGCAAAGGACTTTCACTAAGTCAGTTTCACAATTAATCGAGATCAGTCTAGCAAAAATAATACTGTAGTTTCAATATTTCTTTGTCAgtgtcccaccaaaggactttcacttaATCAGATTCAGGAATAATCGAAATCGGTTATTTTGTTGAGAGTGATAGTCGCAGATTCGAGCTTGCCGTTGGTAAactcactgactacaatagcacTTAATTAATTAGGGTTactattgctagcaaaaatagcAAGAGTACAACAACCTggggtaacattccccagagggggaaggcgcagcgcttacccagcaCAGTGTcactgcctggggtggagggagagaacgcAGACCCTCGACTGCTCCCTcgggtatcaagtttcttctctccccatttaacagtcattttctccatccttttatcccccaaattcccaggcttccctcccctaggtgatgtgtagtatgatttgggtggaaagatgagtgctatagtcatatatgtttagcacgATCTCtgaaatcttcattagcatatacaggggtgtcaactcgTGCATGACCCacggggtttgggggtgttctGTGCCCATCCCGGCCCTGACCCACGGCGTTTGGGGTGCCCCGTCCCTGGCCGGTGTGTGACCCATGGCATTTGGGGGTGTCCTGTGCCCATCCCGACCCTGACCCACAGGTTTGCGGTGCCCTTGTTGTGGCCGGTGCGTGACCCacggggtttgggggtgtcctgTGCCCATCCCGGCCCTGACCCACGGCGTTTGGGGTGCCCTTATTGTGGCCGGTGCGtgactgtggaataattactaaattggccaagaatacaaaaataaagcattgttcacacattaaggaaagtcataaattcaagaggcttctgaggtagaacacagccgcagctagcacacgaagaatgcaacatctgcgattccctgtacaaggttgttgtACAatccccgaggtgtgaacactcctccttgaatacattaatcataataaaagtacatatgactaaagtcactcaaactccactttgaagataaaaaaatagtataaaaatagactaagagagaggggatgtcagggaagacaccatcgcgaagaattccactgctgatttccgggatcagtcgatgggctgagcctctcttcccccccatagggacgcctttgggtaagacttcgattacaccgagcgctttctcggggacttagaaatttctctagagaatctctaccctacatttatagccaggctgtatcgtttataacctTGCTGCGTGTTTTgtatactttcatttgcacgtgctttgcagacagtgtatttatcaccggcaatcctaaagaacctgtatatctgttgtttaaataaactgcactgtttcagtagctagtcgtttcgctttctcactgaacgcgaccaaaacttgagagaggccgtgctagttcaggagcacgactagactgaaggtgcagcccactattagcgtatccaaaccataacagtttaatacatattaaacgcgattggactgatagtgctgaattgggcatcactccgaATTTAAACCCAGCTGCACCTGGTcccccacctcggtgaggagtgttagaacgcaagggggtttatcttctgccaaaaccgcttggccccttttcatgcaacagtgACCCACAGGATTTGGGGGTGTCCTGTGCCCATCCCGACCCTGACCCACAGGTTTGGCCGGTGCGTGACCCACAGGGTTTGGGGGTGCCCCGTGCCCATCCCGGCCCTGACCCACAGGGTTTGGGGTGCCCCGTACCTGGCCGGTGTGTGACCCacggggtttgggggtgtcctgTGCCCATCCCGACCCTGAACCACAGGGTTTGGGTTGCCCTTATTTTGGCTGGTACGTGACCCACACGGTTTGGGGGTGTCCTGTGCCCATCCCGACCCATGGGGTTTGGGGTGCCCTTATTGTGGCCGGTGCGTGACCcatggggtttgggggtgtcccgTGCCCATCCCAGCCCTGACCCACGGCATTTGGGGTGCCCTTATTTCAGCCGGTGCATGACCCACGGAGTTTGGGGGTGTCCTGTGCCCATCCCGGCGCTGACCCACAGCGTTTGGGGGTACCCTGCCCCCTTCCTGATGCTCAACCGCAGGGTCCGGGGGCTTCTTTTTTTGGTGCCTGAATGGCCTCTTTGGGGTGGGGGCAGGACGAAACCTCAATTTCTGTTAAGttcaaaccagaaaaaatataaatccaaaaCGAATTTTACTCCTCGTCATTCGCCTGTTTCACTACCCACAGCCTGTCACCCGCCCCACCCCCGGCACGATTTTTACCAATAGAGCAGAGATCTGTGCCTTGTTTGGCATAATTtgattcaaaaaaagaaaaaaacaaaaaggaataaaaaagaagaaaacctatCACTGTGGAGCGGAGAGCTGCGCTTCTTTGGGGCTTTTCTTGGGCCTGCGCCCATGCTCAGTCGTAATTAGGGCTCTGCagtttaagggggggggggggttaacaCCTCGCTGCCCGCTGCCGAACAGGAATGTTACTCATTTTCAAAGAGCAAAAcccagcagggtttttttttggttgtttttttattttttattttttaatgtgggagccgccccccgcccccttcctccATGTTGGGCTGCAAATCGCCACCCCCAGCCTGGACGGGTTCCCAGTGTCAGAGGGATTTCGCCCCAAAATACGTGTTGTCgtcaaaaatacacatttctcgGGGGGTGGGGGCCgctgctccttttctccctctccccaccctccccggGGGCCTGACGAAACCTCAAATCCTCCCCAAACTCCATCTCCTCCAAGTGTCCACTTTGGGTGTCCCCCCGCTCCGGCCCTGGCCCTTTTATTGCCCCCCGCCATGACACTTTGGGTGCCCCTCCATGAGCCTCCATTGCCCCTTTGAGCCACCCAGGTGGCCCCTGTCTCTCTCTtgggtgtccccctgtccctttAGTgtccgcccgcccccccccaaagctGTGTCCCTTCGGGTACCCCCAGCCCCCTTTGGGGTCCCTCTTTGGGGATGTCCTTTTGGGGACACCTGGAGCCTTCCCTCcactccacccctgccctggggtcCCTCACCCCCTTGCCACGGGGACGCTGCCTCtgtctgtgcccccccccccaagtccccctaGTCCTCCTTAAGGGCCCCCAGCCAGTGCTGGCCCCATGCCCGGGGCCCTGACGGGCATCCCCAGCTGCCACCGCCATGGCGGAGACGTGAGTgtcggctgggggggggggggtggtccctggCACCCCGCTCCCAGCAGTGGGCTCCCCCCCCCGAACCCCACGTTTCCCCCCATCCCTCAGGGTGCCGCCAGTGGAAGCCTATGAAGCCGCCATGGTGCTGAGCGGGGTGGGGGACGCACTGGGCTACCGGGGGGGCCGCTGGGAGTACTGCACCTCCGGGCCCCACATCCACGCCGAGCTGGCCCAGCTCGGGGGGCTGGAGGCTATCACCCTCGAGCCCCCCGAGTGGCCTGTCAGCGACGACACCGTCCTCCACCTCGCCACCGCCGAGGGCCTGGCCACAGGTCCGgggttggggggttggggggggggaggcagcggTCTCCAttgcacccccaccccctgcccaggcacaggggagggtccccagggggagggtgccccatggcggggggggacatgTTGGGTGTCCCCTTTGTACCCCTGGgctggatgggggggggggtctctgcagggtgggggggtgtccgtTACACCCCTGAAATGCCCGGGGGGTCCTGGGAGGGTTTGGGGTTCCCCATTGTACCCCAGACCAAACTGGAGGGTACTgggagggggttttgggggtccccgaCCAGCCCTGGAGGGGGTTGGGAGCATCCTaattcccccacacacacactttttagACATTCCCCATTTCCCCAAAAAATAAACTGTGGGCCCCttttcgggggtggggggggtgtcttatttttccccacattttgTGGGAATTTGTGTTCCCTTTCCTCCCATATTGGGTGCTGGCGGCAGTggcgggagggagaggggggacaccATTTCTCCCTCCCAATCTGGGgggtccgtgtgtgtgtgtgtgtgtggtgggggtggggtggaatTACCCCTTTCCCACCCAATTTGGGGTGCTTGGGAAGATGCCCCATTTCTCCTGAGCTTTGCGGGGGGGGTTGCGGATGTtgttccccttcctctcccgttTCGGGGAGCCGTGGGCAGGGTGGTGTCCCCTTTTCCCTACACTTTTGGGGTTCCATGGGGGGGgatgtcccctcctccccccccagttTTGGGTTCTCCATGGGGCGGTTTTCTCATTCCCCACCAGttggttcctcctcctccccatcctcctcagCTTTTGGGGGGTGGCGTTATCTCTCCCCTCCAGTTTTGGGTGGCCAATGGAGGGGGGGTCCTCACtgacaaacacccccccccccgccacccccaggcCTGGAGGGGGAacctctgctgcaggagctggctcGCCGCTACGTGGCCgccatgggggacatggaggggcgCAAGCCGGGGCCCACCAGCATCCTGGGTGAGTCGGGGGAGGGCAGctggtgcagggggacagggggtgacaagatgtgtgtgtggggggtctcacccccccgccctccccaggcACCTCCCAGCTGCGGCCAGGGGAGCCCGAGGGCTATCGCATCCCCTTCAACCCCACCGGTACCGGCTGCGGGGCCGCCATGCGCAGCCTggccatcggcctcaggtggggacggggacacggggacacggggacacggagggacagggggatggagggggacagggtggggatggggacacagggacacagggacacggagggacagggggatggagggggacagggtggggatggggacacagggacacagggacacggagggacagggggatggagggggacagggtggggatggggacacagggacacggggacatggagggacaggGGGATAGaaggggacaggacggggacggggacgtgggaACATGGGGgtacagggacatggggacacagggggatggagggggacagggtggggacatggcgggggatAGGGACACAAGACTTCAAACCTGGTGGAGCTGGGGACatgagagggatggggacacatggcggggatggggacatggtggggatggggacagggaggggacagggctggggacagggaggggaccaGCTGGGGACCCTGCAGGTACCCCCGCGCTGCGGAGCTGCCGACGCTGATCCGCGTGAGCATCGAGAGCGGGCGCATGACCCATCACCACCCCACCGGtgggtgccaggctggggggacAGGGCCGCAGGGGACACTGGCACCCGCCTGACCCATCCACGTCCCCGCAGGCTACCTGGGGGCGCTGGCCGTGGCCCTCTTCGGGGCGCTGGGGGCGCGAGGGGAGCCCCCACAGCGCTGGGGGGCCGAGCTGCTGCGCGTTCTGCCCCTGGCCTGGGACTACGTGGAGGGCACCGGGGTGGCCGTCGGGGACAACGCCGCCGCCTGGCCCTTCTTTGGGGATGCCTGGCACCGGTGAGGctccgggggggggaaggggtgtcactgggagcactgggagggggcgGTGAGGATACTGGGAGGGGCTCGGGGGGTCACTGGTGCCTCTCTCTCCCAGTCCTGGTGGCATGCCATACTGGTGTCACTGCTCTGTGCCCCcacatcccccgtgtcccctgccccaccatccCTGGTGTCACCCTGGTGCCCAGTTTGCCCGCACAGTCACCTGTGCCTCTCTCTCCCAGTCCTGGTGGCATGCCATACTGGTGTCACTGCTCTGTGCCCCcacatcccccgtgtcccctgccccaccatccCTGGTGTCACCCTGGTGCCCAGTTTGCCCGCACAGTCACCTGTGCCcatcctgtccctgctgcccccggtgtccccaggtcaccagtgtccccaccagtgccgcTGTCCTCAGCTGTGGGAAAGTGGCCCGACCCCACTTCCCTTCCCCCAGACCTCAGTGTCCCTGATGTCCCTTGGTGTCCCTGGtggtgtccctgctgcagccgcTGCCATGGTGCCCCCAGGTGTCCCACTTGTCCCTAGTGTCCCCACAGGTACCTGGTATGACAGGGGCTGCTGGAgacccccagccccgtgccccccgGTGTCACCGGTCACCCCGTTGTCACTGGTGACACCAATGACCCCAATGTCCCAAGTGACACCAGTGTCCCCCGTGACTCTGGTGGTGCACATGTCTCCAGTGTGACCCCGGTGTCCCTACTGACCCCGAtatccccggtgtccccacgtTCTCAGCGTCCCCAGTCTTCCCAGTGAcaccagtgtccccgtgtccttgCAGGTACCTGGAATCCCGGGGACTCCTGGAGGGCGGTGGCCCACTGAAGGTGCCACTGCTCCA encodes the following:
- the LOC134509684 gene encoding ADP-ribosylhydrolase ARH1-like isoform X1, with product MAETVPPVEAYEAAMVLSGVGDALGYRGGRWEYCTSGPHIHAELAQLGGLEAITLEPPEWPVSDDTVLHLATAEGLATGLEGEPLLQELARRYVAAMGDMEGRKPGPTSILGTSQLRPGEPEGYRIPFNPTGTGCGAAMRSLAIGLRYPRAAELPTLIRVSIESGRMTHHHPTGYLGALAVALFGALGARGEPPQRWGAELLRVLPLAWDYVEGTGVAVGDNAAAWPFFGDAWHRYLESRGLLEGGGPLKVPLLQSPAERDAAYLGWALEGWPGRSGHDAPMVALEALLAAGGSWEDLCARGVLHGGDSDSTGTIAAGCWGLLGGLAPIPPGLHRGLEYRGRLRDAAHRLHALAWGTR
- the LOC134509684 gene encoding ADP-ribosylhydrolase ARH1-like isoform X2, with the translated sequence MAETVPPVEAYEAAMVLSGVGDALGYRGGRWEYCTSGPHIHAELAQLGGLEAITLEPPEWPVSDDTVLHLATAEGLATGLEGEPLLQELARRYVAAMGDMEGRKPGPTSILGYLGALAVALFGALGARGEPPQRWGAELLRVLPLAWDYVEGTGVAVGDNAAAWPFFGDAWHRYLESRGLLEGGGPLKVPLLQSPAERDAAYLGWALEGWPGRSGHDAPMVALEALLAAGGSWEDLCARGVLHGGDSDSTGTIAAGCWGLLGGLAPIPPGLHRGLEYRGRLRDAAHRLHALAWGTR